One Brevibacillus choshinensis genomic window carries:
- a CDS encoding transcriptional regulator GutM → MASWGYVVLLFAGLWVLQVVFTQRQSRHYYQELREMQRQPNGYLGVGVNKRRFGVGAVIILVTDVQGKVTKCRRMTGISVFSRFGPYEEPIGKELDYLYEQATQQAKHPVQTALRMAIDQIRAAQSKQQHKEEQTG, encoded by the coding sequence TTGGCTTCTTGGGGGTACGTTGTTCTGCTGTTTGCGGGGCTTTGGGTTTTGCAGGTGGTATTCACTCAAAGGCAATCCCGACACTACTACCAGGAGTTAAGGGAAATGCAGCGGCAACCCAACGGCTACTTGGGAGTCGGAGTGAACAAACGACGGTTTGGCGTCGGTGCCGTTATCATTTTGGTGACGGATGTGCAGGGAAAGGTAACTAAATGCAGGCGAATGACTGGCATTAGCGTATTTTCCCGCTTTGGTCCGTATGAAGAGCCAATTGGCAAGGAGCTCGACTACCTGTATGAACAGGCAACACAGCAAGCAAAGCATCCTGTTCAAACGGCGCTACGAATGGCAATCGACCAAATTCGGGCCGCGCAGTCCAAACAGCAGCACAAGGAAGAGCAAACTGGATAA
- a CDS encoding PTS glucitol/sorbitol transporter subunit IIA gives MNTLFTSTIVSIGVMVTDFLRENTLILFNEDAPEELHDIAVLHTKSEEALTIGPGDILLLGERSYKVTSVGEKANETLQTIGHCTVKADGSNVPQLPGTIHVEDADLPALEIGAKVAFIRP, from the coding sequence ATGAACACCTTGTTTACCAGCACGATCGTTTCCATCGGGGTGATGGTAACGGATTTTCTCAGAGAAAACACATTGATTTTGTTCAATGAGGATGCGCCGGAAGAATTGCATGATATCGCCGTGCTGCACACCAAATCCGAGGAAGCACTGACGATCGGACCGGGCGATATTCTCCTGTTGGGTGAAAGGTCATACAAGGTCACTTCTGTCGGGGAAAAAGCGAATGAAACCTTGCAAACCATCGGTCATTGCACGGTGAAAGCGGATGGCAGCAACGTACCTCAGCTGCCAGGCACCATCCATGTGGAAGACGCGGACCTGCCTGCCTTGGAGATCGGAGCCAAAGTGGCCTTTATCCGCCCGTAA
- a CDS encoding YdeI/OmpD-associated family protein: MANSQTNPKVDEFLGKAKKWKAEYEELRKIVLDCDLTEEFKWMHPCYTYENKNIVLIHGFKEYCALLFHKGALLQDVHGILIRQTENVQAGRQIRFTNVQEIVDQESILKAYIQEAVEVEKACLEVNFKKNTEYIIPEELQMKFDDIPALKTAFEALTPGRQRAYILHFSGPKQSKTREARIEKCMQQILSGKGLND; encoded by the coding sequence ATGGCGAACAGCCAAACGAATCCAAAGGTTGATGAATTTTTAGGGAAAGCCAAAAAGTGGAAGGCAGAATATGAAGAGTTGAGAAAGATTGTTCTGGACTGTGATCTGACTGAAGAGTTTAAGTGGATGCATCCTTGCTACACGTATGAGAATAAGAACATCGTGTTAATCCATGGATTTAAAGAATATTGTGCGCTTCTGTTTCACAAAGGTGCCCTGTTACAGGATGTCCATGGGATTCTCATCCGACAAACGGAGAATGTACAGGCTGGGCGCCAGATTCGATTTACCAATGTTCAAGAAATCGTTGATCAGGAATCCATCTTGAAAGCTTATATTCAGGAAGCCGTTGAAGTTGAAAAAGCCTGTTTGGAAGTGAATTTCAAAAAGAATACAGAATACATCATTCCGGAAGAGCTTCAAATGAAATTCGATGATATCCCTGCCTTGAAAACTGCTTTTGAAGCATTGACGCCGGGACGGCAAAGAGCATACATTCTTCATTTTTCGGGGCCAAAGCAATCCAAAACGAGAGAAGCTCGGATTGAAAAATGTATGCAGCAAATTCTCAGTGGAAAGGGATTAAATGATTAG
- a CDS encoding NAD(P)H-dependent oxidoreductase, with protein sequence MLGFNRRLAALEKEGGCIRVGLVGAGQMGRGLISQIEGMKGMSVVITADLFPDNVKAAYRKAGIPEARITETEDIDKADKAIASGHYVVTRHAELLPQLTNVDVIVDATGMPEIGAKVAWEAIRHKKHIVMLNVEADVTIGPLLMQQAKEAGVVYTGSAGDEPGAIMELYDFADALGFEIIALGKGKNNALNVHANPDSARAEAALKGASPKMLASFQDGTKTMVEMTAVANATGFVPDRPGMHGRKAKLAELPGLFSLAEKGGMLNRTKIVDYVDGVAPGVFAIISSSMPEVHDTMKYLKMGEGPHYVLYRPYHLTSLETPLSIARAYFQQEATIAPYCGLVAETVAVAKMRLKPGEAMDGIGGFSAYGTIVTAADKRERNALPIGLIGSNIRLKREVEQGAVITLDDIEITEQSTIHRLREQMEKES encoded by the coding sequence ATGTTGGGATTCAATAGACGACTGGCAGCTTTAGAAAAAGAAGGAGGCTGCATTCGCGTCGGTCTTGTCGGTGCCGGGCAAATGGGACGGGGCTTGATCTCACAAATTGAGGGCATGAAAGGAATGTCTGTTGTCATCACGGCTGATCTTTTTCCGGATAACGTCAAGGCTGCCTATCGCAAAGCAGGCATTCCGGAAGCCCGAATCACGGAGACGGAGGACATCGACAAAGCTGATAAAGCCATTGCGTCCGGACATTACGTGGTGACGCGTCATGCCGAGCTGCTCCCCCAGCTGACGAATGTGGACGTGATTGTCGATGCGACCGGAATGCCCGAGATCGGTGCCAAGGTAGCGTGGGAAGCGATCCGGCATAAAAAGCATATCGTCATGCTGAATGTGGAAGCTGATGTGACGATCGGTCCGCTGCTGATGCAGCAGGCAAAAGAAGCGGGGGTCGTCTACACGGGATCAGCGGGAGATGAACCCGGAGCCATCATGGAGCTGTATGATTTTGCAGATGCTCTAGGCTTTGAAATCATCGCGCTGGGAAAAGGAAAAAACAATGCATTGAACGTGCATGCCAACCCTGATTCTGCACGGGCGGAAGCGGCCCTCAAAGGGGCGAGCCCCAAAATGCTGGCATCGTTTCAGGACGGTACCAAAACGATGGTGGAGATGACAGCCGTCGCCAATGCGACTGGGTTTGTCCCCGATAGACCGGGGATGCATGGGCGAAAGGCTAAGTTAGCGGAACTGCCAGGTCTTTTCTCGCTCGCAGAAAAGGGCGGCATGCTAAACCGCACCAAGATCGTCGATTATGTGGACGGTGTGGCACCCGGCGTCTTTGCGATTATCTCCTCTTCCATGCCGGAAGTGCACGACACCATGAAATATTTGAAGATGGGTGAGGGCCCGCATTATGTCCTGTACCGCCCTTATCATCTGACCAGCCTGGAGACACCTCTTTCGATTGCGCGGGCTTATTTCCAGCAAGAAGCCACGATCGCCCCCTACTGCGGATTAGTGGCTGAGACCGTAGCTGTTGCCAAAATGCGCTTGAAGCCAGGGGAGGCCATGGATGGAATCGGTGGGTTTTCCGCCTATGGCACCATTGTGACCGCAGCGGACAAACGGGAACGAAATGCATTGCCTATCGGTTTGATCGGTTCGAATATTCGGTTGAAGAGAGAGGTTGAGCAAGGCGCAGTGATCACTCTAGATGACATCGAAATTACCGAGCAGTCCACGATTCATCGTCTTCGCGAGCAAATGGAAAAAGAGAGCTGA
- the lpdA gene encoding dihydrolipoyl dehydrogenase has translation MKTYDIAVIGGGPAGYVAAIRASKEGKRVALIEADHVGGTCLNRGCIPSKTLLHGAGVIDQIRKASSWGIETGEVTVSLERMMARKNLVISRLRTGITALLKAGKIDLLAGYGEVKADKSISVRVGEAEHSILASSIILATGSTPAVPPIPGLSDVPFHTSDTIFDIDHIPASIAILGGGFIGVEFACIFASLGANVTIIEMADRVIPLEDADASRVLGKSLRSRGVSLGTGLKVTAVTNSKEGILLQAVDKKGIAQTITSEALLVAAGRKPNVLAFSNLNMEMNGPFVKVNEYLETSVPGVFAAGDLIGGWQLAHAASAEGQIAAVNAAGGRQKANVHAVPRCIYTSPEIASVGLSEEEAKARGYTVKTSIYQHSGNGKALASDESGGFTKLIAEETYGEVLGVVMAGPHVTEMIAAGTAFLQLEATVDDLAEMIFPHPTVSESLMEAAAQWLGRGIHT, from the coding sequence ATGAAAACGTATGATATTGCCGTCATTGGCGGAGGTCCCGCAGGATATGTGGCAGCCATTCGTGCCTCCAAAGAAGGGAAGCGGGTTGCTCTGATCGAGGCCGATCATGTGGGAGGGACCTGCTTGAATCGCGGCTGCATCCCTTCCAAAACCTTGCTCCATGGGGCAGGCGTCATCGATCAGATTCGCAAAGCATCGAGCTGGGGAATCGAGACGGGCGAAGTGACAGTTTCTCTGGAAAGAATGATGGCGCGAAAAAATCTGGTCATCTCCCGACTGCGCACAGGAATTACTGCCTTGCTGAAAGCGGGAAAAATTGATTTGCTCGCGGGATATGGCGAGGTAAAAGCTGACAAAAGCATTTCCGTTCGCGTCGGGGAAGCGGAGCACAGCATACTGGCAAGCTCGATCATACTAGCCACCGGTTCCACACCGGCTGTACCGCCCATTCCTGGACTCTCTGATGTCCCTTTCCATACCAGTGATACGATATTCGATATCGACCACATACCAGCATCGATCGCCATTCTCGGCGGTGGCTTCATAGGCGTCGAATTTGCGTGCATCTTTGCCAGCCTAGGAGCAAACGTGACGATCATCGAGATGGCAGATCGTGTGATCCCGCTCGAAGATGCAGATGCATCCCGCGTGCTTGGCAAGTCACTGCGCAGCAGGGGCGTCAGTTTGGGAACAGGCCTCAAGGTCACGGCGGTCACGAATAGCAAGGAAGGGATTCTGCTGCAAGCGGTAGATAAGAAGGGCATTGCTCAGACCATCACAAGTGAAGCGCTACTCGTGGCTGCGGGGCGCAAACCGAATGTGCTTGCTTTCTCCAATCTGAATATGGAAATGAATGGTCCCTTTGTGAAGGTAAATGAATATTTGGAGACAAGCGTACCGGGTGTGTTTGCGGCTGGCGATCTGATTGGCGGCTGGCAGCTCGCGCATGCGGCAAGCGCGGAGGGACAGATCGCTGCGGTCAATGCGGCAGGGGGGAGACAAAAGGCCAATGTTCATGCGGTCCCTCGCTGCATCTATACGAGTCCGGAGATCGCAAGCGTAGGATTGAGCGAGGAAGAAGCGAAAGCACGCGGTTATACGGTGAAAACCAGCATCTATCAGCATAGTGGAAATGGCAAAGCGTTGGCCTCTGATGAAAGCGGGGGCTTTACCAAACTGATAGCGGAAGAGACTTACGGTGAGGTGCTGGGGGTCGTCATGGCCGGGCCGCACGTGACGGAAATGATCGCGGCGGGAACCGCCTTTTTGCAGTTGGAAGCGACGGTGGATGATCTGGCCGAGATGATCTTTCCGCACCCAACTGTATCCGAGAGTCTGATGGAGGCTGCGGCGCAGTGGCTTGGCCGCGGCATTCACACCTAA
- the srlA gene encoding PTS glucitol/sorbitol transporter subunit IIC: protein MDFFVHLAEGFIGMFQEGGKTFVGLVTGIIPTLICLITAVNAFIKFVGEERIERFAAKCTGNMVLRYTIFPILSMFFLTNPMAYTFGKFLPEHQKPAFYDSAVSFCHPITGLFPHANASELFVYMGIATGITQLGLSLGPLAIRYFLVAIVVILIRGIVTESITKMMMKRREAQVAA from the coding sequence ATGGACTTTTTTGTTCATCTTGCAGAAGGTTTCATCGGCATGTTTCAAGAGGGCGGGAAGACCTTTGTAGGATTGGTGACGGGGATCATCCCCACATTGATCTGCTTGATCACAGCTGTAAACGCCTTTATTAAATTCGTCGGAGAGGAACGCATAGAAAGATTCGCTGCCAAATGCACAGGCAATATGGTCTTGCGCTATACCATCTTCCCGATCTTATCCATGTTCTTTTTGACCAACCCGATGGCCTACACATTCGGCAAATTTTTGCCAGAGCATCAAAAACCGGCTTTTTACGACTCTGCGGTTTCCTTTTGCCACCCGATCACCGGTCTGTTCCCCCATGCAAACGCTTCAGAGCTCTTCGTCTACATGGGGATCGCCACAGGGATCACACAGCTGGGTCTCTCACTCGGACCACTGGCCATTCGTTACTTTTTGGTTGCGATCGTCGTCATTTTGATTCGCGGTATCGTAACCGAATCCATCACCAAAATGATGATGAAACGCCGCGAAGCGCAGGTCGCGGCATAA
- a CDS encoding sugar-binding transcriptional regulator: MDNWTEKREMVRVAKLYYLNGLTQAEIAKKLGVSRPVISKMLQRAKDTGIVEIYIRDETVSMVELEQQLEAALRLDEVIVVPAHGSKNEELIKQQVAKAAAQYLPKWIRNKRRIGISWGTTLYHLVNEYPFERHHKMKVYPLVGGIGRHRIEIHSNQLAYEFSKKLGGSCEFLYAPAIADSMELKRQLVDSPDIRSILDEARRVELAIVGIGNPYESTMTEMGYLKDEDLRQLQEGQAVGDISSRFLDRTGKPIDTDLNHRVIGIELDELRQIPIVVGVVSGSNKLEAVWSSLRGDYFDKLIIDEYLAEALLDKAKEVSNGERG; encoded by the coding sequence ATGGATAACTGGACAGAAAAACGTGAAATGGTACGAGTCGCCAAATTATACTATTTGAATGGACTCACACAGGCCGAGATCGCCAAAAAGCTCGGGGTTTCAAGACCGGTCATTTCCAAAATGCTGCAGCGCGCCAAGGATACGGGAATCGTGGAAATTTACATCCGCGACGAAACAGTGAGTATGGTGGAATTGGAGCAGCAGCTTGAAGCCGCATTGCGCCTGGATGAGGTCATCGTGGTCCCGGCTCACGGGAGCAAAAATGAAGAACTGATCAAGCAACAAGTAGCCAAAGCAGCTGCCCAGTATCTTCCCAAGTGGATCCGCAATAAGCGGAGGATCGGAATCTCATGGGGGACGACGCTGTACCATCTCGTCAATGAATACCCATTTGAGAGACATCATAAAATGAAAGTATACCCACTGGTTGGCGGCATTGGACGCCACCGGATCGAGATACACTCCAATCAGTTGGCCTATGAATTTTCCAAAAAGCTCGGGGGTAGCTGTGAGTTTCTTTACGCTCCCGCTATTGCTGATTCGATGGAACTGAAAAGACAGTTGGTAGACTCACCGGATATTCGATCCATTCTGGATGAAGCGCGGCGAGTGGAGCTTGCCATCGTCGGGATCGGAAATCCGTATGAATCGACCATGACGGAAATGGGGTATCTAAAAGATGAGGATCTTCGCCAGCTGCAGGAAGGTCAGGCAGTCGGGGATATCAGCTCGCGTTTTCTCGATCGGACGGGGAAACCCATCGATACCGATCTGAATCATCGCGTCATCGGGATCGAGCTGGATGAGCTGAGACAGATCCCCATTGTGGTGGGAGTCGTTTCAGGAAGCAATAAGCTGGAAGCAGTTTGGTCCAGTCTGCGAGGAGACTATTTCGACAAGTTAATCATAGACGAATATTTGGCGGAAGCCCTATTGGATAAGGCGAAGGAGGTGAGCAACGGTGAAAGAGGATAG
- the srlE gene encoding PTS glucitol/sorbitol transporter subunit IIB produces MSNYRAVLVTKATSGWGGPLTILPTDEKPYIASITGGGIHPVAARIAELTGGIAVDGFSNKVEPDEMACVIIDCGGTARCGVYPKLGVLTVDVMPASPSGPLINFIKETNFVSGVKESHIELLNEVASTAESTSATKKSAQELKAEARAKVASMQSNQPTRKPNFIEKIGRAMGGVVGTFYQAGRDTVDQVLRNILPFMAFVSTLIGIILFTGIGDILANVIKPLAGNLIGLLVISIVCALPFLSPLLGPGAVIAQVVGVLVGVEIGRGNIPPQLALPALFAINPQVGCDFVPVGLTLGEAKPETIEVGVPAVLLSRQITGPVAVILAYVASIGLYTE; encoded by the coding sequence ATGAGCAACTATCGTGCGGTACTGGTCACAAAAGCGACAAGCGGTTGGGGAGGACCACTGACCATCCTGCCCACTGATGAGAAACCATACATTGCCTCCATCACGGGCGGCGGCATTCACCCTGTGGCGGCACGGATCGCTGAGCTGACAGGAGGGATCGCAGTCGATGGCTTTAGCAATAAGGTGGAGCCAGATGAGATGGCATGCGTGATCATTGACTGCGGGGGGACAGCCCGCTGCGGCGTTTACCCCAAGCTCGGGGTCCTGACTGTCGATGTGATGCCAGCTTCCCCGTCCGGACCCTTGATCAATTTTATCAAGGAAACGAACTTTGTCTCCGGGGTGAAAGAGAGCCACATCGAACTCTTGAACGAAGTGGCATCAACAGCTGAAAGTACATCTGCAACCAAAAAATCCGCTCAAGAGCTGAAAGCCGAGGCTCGTGCCAAAGTGGCGAGCATGCAAAGCAATCAACCGACTCGAAAGCCCAATTTCATAGAGAAAATCGGTCGTGCGATGGGAGGAGTTGTCGGAACGTTCTACCAAGCGGGACGTGACACAGTCGATCAGGTTTTGCGAAACATCCTGCCGTTTATGGCATTTGTCAGCACATTGATCGGGATCATTCTGTTCACAGGAATTGGCGACATTCTCGCAAATGTCATCAAGCCACTGGCAGGAAACCTGATCGGACTGTTGGTCATCTCCATCGTCTGCGCGCTCCCGTTTTTGTCTCCTTTGCTCGGTCCTGGAGCGGTCATCGCCCAAGTCGTAGGGGTTTTGGTTGGGGTGGAAATCGGCAGAGGAAACATCCCGCCGCAATTGGCTTTGCCAGCACTCTTTGCCATCAATCCTCAAGTAGGCTGCGACTTCGTACCGGTAGGACTCACGCTCGGGGAAGCCAAACCGGAGACGATTGAAGTAGGCGTTCCCGCGGTTCTACTCTCTCGCCAGATTACGGGGCCAGTGGCGGTCATCCTCGCTTACGTGGCAAGCATCGGACTATACACCGAGTAA